Part of the Atribacteraceae bacterium genome, CGGTGGCCATGGTGGATTCATGAAGGCTTGCCCGCACGGAGGAAAATGGCTTGAACGGGAGCAACCGGGCCCTTCATGCCTTGACTTCAGCGCCAACATCAATCCCTGGGGACCTCCCGAAGCGCTTGGTGAGGCCTGGTCTGGACTCTTCCGGTATGTTTCCGTCTATCCTCCCTTAGACCAGAGCTATTGCCGCCTGGCGATCGCCCGCCTGACCGGCCTGTCACCGGAAACGATTCTGCCCACCAACGGAGCCATGCAGGCGATTGCCCTTCTGGCCCGCCGGCTTCCTATGGGAAGCTATCAGATCCTCGAACCGTTGTTCACTGAATACAACCGCACCTTTTCCCTGGAAGGGAAGCGGATCGTACACCGCATTCTTTTTCCACAGGAGGCGGAGACAACGATGGGGGGCATCTTCCTGGAAAAGGATCTTCGCGGATTAATTCTCGGGAACCCGGGCAATCCGACCGGAGCCTCCTATTCCTTGCCTTTTCTGGAAGAAGTGATCGAGCAGTGCAGGAAGAAGGGGACGCTCCTGGTGGTTGACGAGGCCTTTCAGGATTTTATGGAAGAAAGGACTTCGTTGGCTCAGAGGACCGGCGATCTCCCCGGGCTGTTCGTTGTTCGTTCCCTCACTAAATTCTACTCCCTGGCCGGGTTGCGGGGGGGCTATCTCGTAGCGCATCCCGACGCGGTCCGGAAGCTTGAGGCCCACCTCGAACCTTGGAGCATCAATGCTGTGCTTTCCCGGGCATTATGGATTCTGGCCGACACGGA contains:
- a CDS encoding aminotransferase class I/II-fold pyridoxal phosphate-dependent enzyme: MKACPHGGKWLEREQPGPSCLDFSANINPWGPPEALGEAWSGLFRYVSVYPPLDQSYCRLAIARLTGLSPETILPTNGAMQAIALLARRLPMGSYQILEPLFTEYNRTFSLEGKRIVHRILFPQEAETTMGGIFLEKDLRGLILGNPGNPTGASYSLPFLEEVIEQCRKKGTLLVVDEAFQDFMEERTSLAQRTGDLPGLFVVRSLTKFYSLAGLRGGYLVAHPDAVRKLEAHLEPWSINAVLSRALWILADTELGPFRRRTHENLCREKKYFLDSFLRWDKTVTLFPSETNFFLAKAHLPSSDLPDLLADQGILVRSAADFWGLDRQFFRFAVKTHPENQLLVKALGECLEYV